Within Chthoniobacterales bacterium, the genomic segment GTCGCCGTTAGATAACTCCTGCGATGTTCACCGAGGGGCGCTCCGATGATTATATTCCACTGGCGGTGGTCGGGAAATTTCCGATTTATGCGACGGAGTTACTCGTCGGCATCCATGTTTTCACCATGGTTGTTTTCGCGCTCTGGGCCGGTATTTCCGGGCTTCCGATGGGGAGCACGACGTTGGATTTTTACACGGCTTACAGTCCGGCCTTCATCGTGGAAAAGTTGCAGGTCTGGAGATTGGTCTCTTACTCGATTCAAAATTATCCGTCGCTCGGATTCGCTCTCGGAATGCTGATGCTTTGGTGGTTTGGCCGCGAGGTGGAGAAGTTCTACGGGCGGCGCAATTTCCTCATTTCCTACGCTGTTCTGATCCTCGCGCCTGCGCTGATCGGGCTGCTTTTCCATTTTCCATTGCAAGGTCCGTCGGAGGCGCACTTCGCGATTTTTATCATGTTCGCCGCGACTTACCCCGGCGTGCTGCTGCTTTTTAACATTCAGGCAAAATGGATGGCCTGGGTTTACATCGGGATTTTCACGCTGATCCATCTTGCCAATCGCAATCTCAGTGGACTCGCTTTGCTCTGGCTGATGGCCTTTCTGGGTTACGGATTGACGCGCTATCTGGGTCGCAGCGAATGGCTCCCGGAGGGTTTGCAGGGAATGCTGCCGAGTTTTGGAAAACCGGCTTTCACCGTTGTTCGGGACGAGCCTCCCGCAGAGCGCACGGACGACCCGGTTTCGTCCATTGATCCGATTCTGGAAAAAATCGCCCGCAGCGGACTTTCGAGTTTGTCTGCCAAGGAACACGCCGCATTGAAGGCCGCGAGTGGTGAGTTGCAAAAAAAGGGCGGACGCTAAAGACTTTTCCATGCCCGAGCCCGACCTGAAAAACCTCACGCCCGACCTTTACAACACGGGTTACGTGACGGCGATGTCCCATTTTTATCGCGGCGAACTGGGCCGGATCATGTCCTGGCGCCAGCGGCTGGATGTCACCACAAATTGGGCGATCACTTGCACGACGACCTTGATCACCGTCTCGTTTTCGCTGCCGTCGCTGCCGCACATCATTTATTTTTTCAACATCGTCATCGTCTGGATGATGCTTTGGATCGAGGCGCGCCGGTATCGGTTTTACGACGCGTTTCGCGCCCGCGTACGAATGCTGGAGTCCCATTTTCTCGTGCCGATGCTGTTGCAAAACCAACGTTTACTCGAAGGCGAATGGCGCAAACTCGTCTGCGAGGATCTCATTTTGCCGTCATTCAAGATCACCGTCATGGAAGCCGTTGGCCGGCGCATGAAGCGAAATTACATCTTCCTGTTTGCGATCATTCTCGTTGCCTGGCTCACGAAAATCTTCATCCACGCTGATCCGAGAATCACCAACTTTCGCGGCTTTTATCACGCGCTCGGCGTCGCCCACATCCCGAGCTGGCTGGTGGCGGGTTTGCTTGTGACGACTTACACCGCCGTCATCGGGATCACTATTTACATCGCCAAAAACAGCTCGGGCGAGGTCAACGAATTTGGCGGCAACCGCCCGATGTGGAGAATATGACGGGCACCATCACTCACCTGCGCGAGATTGTTGCCCAACTCCGATCTCCGGACGGCTGTCCGTGGGACAAGGAGCAGACTTCGGCTTCGCTGATCCCGAGTTTCATCGAGGAAGTTTACGAGGTGATCGACACGATCGACCGGCAGGATCAGAACCATTTGCGAGAGGAATTGGGCGACATTTTGCTGCATGTCATTTTCCAGGCAGACATCGCCAGCGACGCGGGGCATTTCAATTTCGACGACGTGCTGGCGGAGATTTGCGAGAAACTCATTCGCCGGCACCCGCATGTTTTTGGGGCGGAGAAAATGACCGATACTGCGGCGGTTTTGAAGCAGTGGGATGAAATCAAACTTGCTGAAAAAGGCGGTGTCGCGAAAAAGAAATCGCTCCTCTCCGATGTGCCGATGTCGTTTCCGGCGTTGCTGCGCGCGGCCAAATTGCAGCACAAGGCGGCCAAGGT encodes:
- a CDS encoding rhomboid family intramembrane serine protease, which codes for MFTEGRSDDYIPLAVVGKFPIYATELLVGIHVFTMVVFALWAGISGLPMGSTTLDFYTAYSPAFIVEKLQVWRLVSYSIQNYPSLGFALGMLMLWWFGREVEKFYGRRNFLISYAVLILAPALIGLLFHFPLQGPSEAHFAIFIMFAATYPGVLLLFNIQAKWMAWVYIGIFTLIHLANRNLSGLALLWLMAFLGYGLTRYLGRSEWLPEGLQGMLPSFGKPAFTVVRDEPPAERTDDPVSSIDPILEKIARSGLSSLSAKEHAALKAASGELQKKGGR
- a CDS encoding DUF2270 domain-containing protein; translated protein: MPEPDLKNLTPDLYNTGYVTAMSHFYRGELGRIMSWRQRLDVTTNWAITCTTTLITVSFSLPSLPHIIYFFNIVIVWMMLWIEARRYRFYDAFRARVRMLESHFLVPMLLQNQRLLEGEWRKLVCEDLILPSFKITVMEAVGRRMKRNYIFLFAIILVAWLTKIFIHADPRITNFRGFYHALGVAHIPSWLVAGLLVTTYTAVIGITIYIAKNSSGEVNEFGGNRPMWRI
- the mazG gene encoding nucleoside triphosphate pyrophosphohydrolase; protein product: MTGTITHLREIVAQLRSPDGCPWDKEQTSASLIPSFIEEVYEVIDTIDRQDQNHLREELGDILLHVIFQADIASDAGHFNFDDVLAEICEKLIRRHPHVFGAEKMTDTAAVLKQWDEIKLAEKGGVAKKKSLLSDVPMSFPALLRAAKLQHKAAKVGFDWPDAEPVFAKINEEIAEVREAVAGNDATRIEDELGDVLFSVVNLARKLKIDPELALQRASNKFTSRFSQVETLAESRQLDLQSLTLEQLDALWDEAKISS